From the genome of Variovorax sp. RA8, one region includes:
- a CDS encoding 2-hydroxy-3-oxopropionate reductase has translation MPSVGFIGLGVMGRPMARNLLKGGLSLSVFTHGDVPADIAASAFACAHALEVAQRADTIIVMVPDTPDVEAVLFGEQGAAAGLSPGKTVIDMSSISPIVTKTIARRIGKLGCHYLDAPVSGGEIGAQQGTLSIMVGGPAEVFEAAHPLFALMGKNITHVGDHGDGQTAKVANQIIVALNIQAVAEALVFAVRAGADPERVRRALMGGFAASKVLEVHGERMTGRRFEPGFRISLHQKDLNLALESARLLGMALPNTATAQQMFGSCVAQGGARWDHSALVRAIELMAGCKVGA, from the coding sequence ATGCCGTCCGTCGGCTTCATCGGGCTCGGTGTCATGGGGCGGCCGATGGCCCGCAACCTGCTCAAGGGAGGCCTGTCTCTTTCGGTCTTCACGCATGGGGACGTGCCTGCGGACATCGCAGCTTCTGCGTTTGCCTGTGCCCACGCACTCGAAGTCGCCCAGCGCGCGGACACCATCATCGTAATGGTGCCCGACACCCCTGACGTCGAAGCAGTGCTGTTCGGCGAGCAAGGCGCGGCGGCCGGCCTTTCGCCTGGCAAGACCGTGATCGACATGAGCTCCATCTCGCCCATCGTGACCAAGACGATTGCGCGCCGCATCGGCAAGCTAGGCTGCCATTACCTCGACGCTCCGGTCTCAGGCGGCGAGATCGGCGCCCAGCAAGGAACACTGTCCATCATGGTGGGCGGTCCTGCAGAGGTCTTCGAAGCAGCGCATCCGTTGTTCGCGCTGATGGGCAAGAACATCACGCACGTGGGCGATCACGGCGACGGGCAGACGGCCAAGGTCGCGAACCAGATCATCGTCGCGCTGAACATCCAGGCCGTTGCGGAGGCGTTGGTATTTGCGGTCCGCGCCGGCGCGGACCCGGAACGCGTGCGTCGGGCGTTGATGGGCGGCTTCGCAGCCTCCAAGGTGCTCGAGGTGCATGGTGAACGCATGACCGGCCGGCGTTTCGAGCCTGGCTTCCGCATCTCACTTCATCAGAAGGACCTGAACCTCGCGCTGGAGAGCGCGCGCCTCCTTGGCATGGCTTTGCCGAACACGGCCACGGCACAGCAGATGTTCGGAAGTTGCGTCGCACAGGGCGGGGCTCGCTGGGACCATTCGGCGCTGGTTCGCGCCATCGAACTGATGGCCGGCTGCAAAGTGGGCGCCTAG
- a CDS encoding LysR family transcriptional regulator: protein MRMNLRQIEVFRTIMVTRSMTGAAKALHVSQPAVSRLVSHTELRLGLKLFERIKGRLYPTPEAEQLFAEVTAVYNSVQRVNQVAEDLLDHRSGLLRVACSANLSQSLMPRAIGDFMKRHPKVRILLQTESPQALLQHLFAQQVDIGIAYMPITHPAVSMELLYENRMVAVLPADHRLAARREVHINDLVDEPFIGYSGDIPFGQLVRQLFEKAERLPQARIEVEQVHVACELVATGVGIALADAQTIEGREWSGIVARPVAPHVPMPVHVFYPLYKPLSRVAQEFVKTLKRPRARRA from the coding sequence ATGCGGATGAACCTGCGCCAGATCGAGGTCTTCCGCACCATCATGGTGACGCGCTCGATGACGGGCGCGGCCAAGGCGCTGCACGTTTCGCAGCCTGCGGTGAGCCGCCTCGTCTCGCATACCGAGCTGCGGCTGGGCCTGAAGCTCTTCGAGCGCATCAAGGGCCGGCTCTACCCGACACCCGAGGCCGAGCAGCTCTTCGCCGAGGTCACCGCGGTCTACAACAGCGTGCAGCGCGTCAACCAGGTGGCCGAAGACCTGCTGGACCATCGATCGGGGCTGCTGCGGGTGGCCTGCAGCGCCAACCTCAGCCAGTCGCTGATGCCGCGCGCGATCGGCGACTTCATGAAGCGCCATCCCAAGGTCCGGATCCTGCTGCAGACGGAGTCGCCGCAGGCGCTGCTGCAGCATCTCTTTGCACAGCAGGTGGACATCGGGATCGCCTACATGCCGATCACCCACCCGGCCGTGTCGATGGAACTGCTCTACGAGAACCGCATGGTCGCGGTGCTGCCGGCGGACCATCGGCTCGCCGCGCGCCGCGAGGTGCACATCAACGACCTGGTCGACGAACCCTTCATCGGCTATTCAGGCGACATCCCCTTCGGCCAGCTCGTGCGGCAACTGTTCGAGAAGGCGGAGCGCTTGCCGCAGGCTCGCATCGAGGTCGAGCAGGTGCATGTCGCATGCGAGCTGGTCGCCACCGGCGTGGGCATCGCCTTGGCGGACGCCCAGACCATCGAGGGCCGGGAGTGGAGCGGCATCGTGGCGCGTCCGGTGGCGCCCCATGTGCCCATGCCCGTGCATGTGTTCTACCCGCTGTACAAGCCGCTTTCCCGCGTGGCGCAGGAATTCGTGAAGACGCTCAAGAGGCCGCGGGCGAGGCGCGCATGA
- a CDS encoding dihydroorotase has product MNDFELVIQGNIVDPDSWVENGWLGVRDGRVAARGAGPAPSARDKVDARGLWILPGVVDGQVHSGSQANQEGLGWASRAAAAGGVTVMVDMPYDDPEPVASRPQLEAKIAEVERDCHVDVALYGTLNDKHGMAAAAGLIEGGVCAFKFSTFEATPGRFPRVEEDDLYEAFRLIAPSGLACGVHNQMQELTRKNVTRMIEAGDTGWDAFMRAHTPLIENLATTLIYEIGAETGARAHAVHVSMARGFEVCNMYRRAGHKASIETCVQYLMLNHEEHTRRFGAKTKHFPPIRPKAETELLWTHIANDDCTFVSSDHVSWGLERKQNPNVFKNSSGGPGLETLLPAFWTGCEQHGLPPSMAVRQLCRNPARHFLLDDRKGTLAVGADADIVLLKPERYAFDPSASLAAVQWSSFEGMEFTARVVATYCRGVPAFELGAQPSIRNDKGFGRFLRPRTPHVEGATA; this is encoded by the coding sequence ATGAACGACTTCGAGCTTGTGATCCAGGGCAACATCGTCGACCCCGACAGCTGGGTCGAGAACGGATGGCTCGGTGTGCGCGATGGCAGGGTCGCCGCGCGGGGCGCGGGGCCGGCGCCTTCGGCGCGCGACAAGGTCGATGCGCGCGGCCTCTGGATTCTTCCCGGCGTGGTCGACGGCCAGGTCCATTCGGGCAGCCAGGCGAACCAGGAAGGCCTGGGCTGGGCCTCGAGAGCGGCCGCCGCGGGCGGCGTCACCGTCATGGTGGACATGCCCTACGACGACCCCGAGCCGGTGGCTTCGCGCCCGCAGCTCGAGGCCAAGATCGCGGAAGTCGAGCGCGACTGCCATGTGGATGTCGCGCTCTACGGCACGCTCAACGACAAGCACGGCATGGCCGCTGCCGCCGGCCTGATCGAGGGCGGCGTCTGCGCCTTCAAGTTCTCCACTTTCGAAGCGACGCCCGGGCGGTTCCCGCGGGTCGAGGAAGACGACCTGTACGAGGCGTTCCGCCTCATCGCGCCGTCCGGCCTGGCATGCGGCGTTCACAACCAGATGCAGGAGCTGACGCGGAAGAACGTGACGCGGATGATCGAGGCCGGCGATACCGGATGGGACGCCTTCATGCGCGCCCACACCCCGCTCATCGAGAACCTCGCGACGACGCTCATCTACGAGATCGGCGCCGAGACCGGCGCGCGCGCCCATGCCGTGCACGTTTCGATGGCGCGCGGCTTCGAGGTCTGCAACATGTACCGCCGTGCCGGCCACAAGGCCAGCATCGAGACCTGCGTGCAGTACCTGATGCTCAACCACGAGGAGCACACACGCCGCTTCGGCGCCAAGACCAAGCACTTCCCGCCGATCCGCCCGAAGGCGGAGACCGAGCTGCTGTGGACCCACATCGCGAACGACGACTGCACCTTCGTCTCCTCGGACCACGTGAGCTGGGGCCTGGAGCGCAAGCAGAACCCCAACGTCTTCAAGAACTCCTCCGGCGGCCCCGGACTCGAAACCCTGCTGCCCGCGTTCTGGACCGGCTGCGAGCAGCATGGCCTTCCGCCCAGCATGGCAGTGCGGCAGCTGTGCCGGAACCCGGCGCGGCATTTCCTGCTGGACGACCGGAAAGGAACGCTCGCCGTCGGCGCGGACGCCGACATCGTCCTCCTGAAGCCCGAGCGCTATGCCTTCGATCCGTCGGCGAGCCTTGCGGCCGTTCAGTGGAGCTCCTTCGAAGGCATGGAATTCACGGCGCGCGTGGTCGCCACCTACTGCAGGGGCGTCCCGGCCTTCGAACTGGGCGCCCAGCCGTCCATCCGCAACGACAAGGGCTTCGGTCGCTTCCTGCGGCCCCGCACGCCGCACGTCGAGGGGGCGACGGCTTGA
- a CDS encoding Zn-dependent hydrolase translates to MPPLDAQRLWARVESLARFTQPELPWTRRAFSELFLQSRDWLREEMEAAGLTVSLDEAGNLVGRRDGRRPGLMPLMTGSHCDTVVGGGRFDGIIGVLAGIEVARAMKENAVELEHPLEVVDFLSEEPSDYGISCVGSRGLSGVLDAAMLAARNPAGETLAEGLRRAGGRPEALSAPLRPAGSVAAFVELHIEQGPVLESEKLPIGIVTHIVGIRRVLIRVLGQPDHAGTTPMDIRRDALVGAAAIIEATHARACALSGRPHYVVATIGRLSLTPNVPNAVPGSVEMVLEVRSDDAGVLDRFAEDVLGAVEQRLAALRLSVAVTHLSRAEPTACVPLVMDAAEAAAADLGYASRRLPSGAGHDAAYLAACGPMGMIFIPCLNGRSHCPEEWIEPAQLLDGARVLYRTLARLDAQLSRHT, encoded by the coding sequence ATGCCGCCGCTGGATGCGCAGCGCCTGTGGGCACGGGTGGAATCCCTCGCGCGCTTCACCCAGCCCGAGCTGCCCTGGACCCGGCGAGCGTTCTCGGAGCTCTTCCTGCAGTCTCGCGACTGGCTGCGCGAAGAGATGGAAGCGGCCGGCCTCACGGTCTCGCTCGATGAAGCCGGAAACCTCGTCGGTCGGCGCGACGGCCGCAGGCCCGGGCTGATGCCGCTCATGACAGGGTCGCACTGCGACACGGTGGTCGGCGGCGGGCGCTTCGACGGCATCATCGGCGTGCTCGCGGGCATCGAGGTCGCGCGGGCCATGAAGGAAAACGCGGTGGAGCTGGAACATCCGCTCGAAGTTGTCGACTTCCTGTCGGAGGAGCCGAGCGACTACGGAATCTCGTGCGTCGGCAGTCGCGGCCTGAGCGGCGTACTCGATGCCGCCATGCTGGCCGCCAGGAACCCGGCAGGCGAGACGCTCGCCGAGGGGCTGCGCCGCGCGGGCGGCAGGCCCGAGGCGCTGTCGGCGCCGCTACGGCCTGCCGGATCGGTGGCCGCGTTCGTCGAACTCCACATCGAGCAAGGGCCGGTGCTGGAAAGCGAGAAGCTGCCGATCGGCATCGTGACCCACATCGTGGGGATCCGACGCGTGCTGATCCGGGTCCTGGGCCAGCCCGACCATGCCGGGACGACGCCGATGGACATCCGCCGCGACGCGCTCGTCGGCGCGGCGGCGATCATCGAGGCGACGCACGCCCGCGCCTGCGCGCTCAGCGGCCGGCCGCACTATGTGGTCGCGACCATCGGCCGGCTCTCGCTGACACCGAACGTGCCCAACGCCGTGCCGGGCTCCGTCGAGATGGTGCTCGAGGTGCGAAGCGACGATGCCGGTGTGCTCGATCGTTTCGCAGAGGACGTGCTCGGCGCGGTGGAGCAGCGCCTCGCCGCCCTGCGCCTTTCCGTGGCCGTCACGCACCTGAGCCGGGCCGAGCCGACCGCCTGCGTGCCGTTGGTCATGGACGCCGCCGAAGCTGCCGCCGCCGACCTGGGTTACGCGTCGCGCCGGCTGCCGAGCGGCGCAGGCCACGACGCCGCCTACCTGGCGGCCTGCGGCCCGATGGGCATGATCTTCATCCCGTGCCTGAACGGCCGCAGCCACTGTCCCGAAGAATGGATCGAACCCGCGCAGCTGCTGGATGGCGCACGCGTCCTGTACCGGACGCTGGCCAGGCTCGATGCGCAACTCTCCCGCCACACCTAG
- a CDS encoding urocanate hydratase: MQAEKTPRNIKAARGTTLRCKGWQQETILRLLENNIENGERPEDLVIYMNAAKAARDWDCFDAIVRTLKTMEADETLVVQSGKPVGLFRTHAFAPRVLLANGNVAGRWAGDANMFELEKRGLTILPGMTAACWQYIGSQGIVQGTYQSFVSAAEQYFGGSLAGRIILTAGAGGMGGAQPLAGKMAGAATLVVDVDPVSLERRLNTGYLDVIATSVDDALARIRTLAAEREGGSVGIVGNAADVFEALHRKELRPDIVTDQCMVDPYRGYVPSGLSPAEAAQLVRTDPEQALALAAATLARHARAMLRFRDDGAVVFEYGNTLRARSVAAGVPEAGELPSFVTLFIRPLFCRGIGPFRWIAASGDPKDIAAIDGIIESTFAEGHMIRQWIPMARKYIQFQGLPARIGWLGHGERSKLALLVNEAVADGRISAPIAFTRDHLDAGSVASPYRETEKMQDGSDAVSDWPLLNAMLACSNGASLVALHSNGDKSASAGQTAIADGTPMAAFKLKSVLDADTGIGVIRYADAGYEVARETRALHGLGIEIGGGE, encoded by the coding sequence ATGCAAGCCGAGAAGACCCCACGCAACATCAAGGCCGCCCGCGGCACCACCCTGCGGTGCAAGGGCTGGCAGCAGGAGACCATCCTGCGCCTGCTGGAGAACAACATCGAGAACGGCGAACGGCCCGAAGACCTGGTCATCTACATGAACGCGGCCAAGGCCGCCCGCGACTGGGATTGCTTCGACGCCATCGTGCGCACGCTGAAGACGATGGAGGCCGACGAGACCCTGGTCGTGCAGTCCGGCAAGCCCGTAGGTCTTTTCCGCACCCACGCCTTCGCGCCGCGCGTGCTGCTCGCCAACGGCAACGTGGCCGGCCGCTGGGCGGGCGACGCCAACATGTTCGAGCTGGAGAAGCGCGGCCTGACGATCCTGCCCGGCATGACGGCGGCGTGCTGGCAATACATCGGCAGCCAGGGAATCGTGCAGGGCACCTACCAATCCTTCGTGAGCGCCGCCGAGCAGTACTTCGGCGGCAGCCTGGCGGGCCGCATCATCCTGACGGCCGGCGCCGGCGGCATGGGCGGCGCGCAGCCGCTGGCTGGCAAGATGGCCGGGGCGGCGACGCTGGTCGTCGACGTCGACCCCGTCTCGCTCGAGAGGCGCCTGAACACGGGATACCTCGACGTGATCGCGACCTCGGTGGACGACGCGCTGGCACGCATCCGCACGCTCGCGGCCGAGAGGGAGGGCGGCTCCGTCGGTATCGTCGGCAACGCGGCCGATGTGTTCGAGGCGTTGCACCGCAAGGAACTGCGGCCGGACATCGTGACCGACCAGTGCATGGTCGACCCCTATCGTGGCTACGTGCCTTCCGGGCTGTCGCCGGCTGAGGCCGCGCAGCTGGTGCGCACTGATCCCGAACAGGCCCTGGCGCTGGCGGCGGCCACGCTGGCGCGGCACGCGCGCGCCATGCTCCGCTTCCGCGACGATGGAGCGGTGGTTTTTGAATACGGCAACACCCTGCGGGCCCGCTCGGTCGCCGCGGGCGTGCCGGAGGCCGGCGAGCTGCCGTCCTTCGTGACACTGTTCATCCGCCCTCTCTTCTGCCGCGGCATTGGCCCCTTCCGCTGGATCGCCGCATCGGGCGATCCCAAGGACATCGCGGCCATCGACGGCATCATCGAGAGCACCTTCGCCGAGGGCCACATGATCCGCCAGTGGATACCGATGGCCCGGAAGTACATCCAGTTCCAGGGCCTGCCTGCACGCATCGGCTGGCTCGGCCACGGCGAGCGCTCAAAGCTGGCGCTCCTGGTCAACGAGGCGGTTGCAGACGGCCGCATCTCCGCACCCATCGCCTTCACGCGCGACCACCTCGATGCCGGCTCGGTCGCCTCGCCCTATCGCGAAACCGAGAAGATGCAGGACGGCAGCGACGCGGTCTCCGACTGGCCGCTTCTGAACGCGATGCTCGCGTGCTCCAACGGCGCAAGCCTGGTCGCGCTGCATTCCAACGGAGACAAGTCCGCCAGCGCCGGTCAGACAGCGATCGCCGACGGCACGCCCATGGCTGCTTTCAAGCTGAAGTCGGTACTCGACGCGGACACGGGCATCGGCGTGATCCGCTATGCCGACGCCGGCTACGAGGTCGCGCGAGAAACCCGCGCACTGCACGGCCTGGGTATCGAGATCGGGGGCGGTGAATGA
- a CDS encoding S-methyl thiohydantoin desulfurase domain-containing protein produces the protein MTTTLGARDAEAAIAGGTLLSAGGSGKARAPKDRAFAEKAFSLGPVQLAPIDALPSDADLLIATAVGAPGGGKHLANPDHSIRAAKNLVAASGVSPGAVIPGHVPGIYAWLLAAALKVPLLDAACNGRGHPTVKMGSLGLSSRPQFTLFQCGVGDQVQITVQGNTLVTSALMRAAAVQNGGLVMAARGPLKAGLVREAGALGAIGYQLGLGRALLDAGASPASQIEAALRFTRGRVLAQGVVVVNAVGYREGFDLGSVHVRDEATGEEVALGVCNEFMTASRDGVRLATFPDLIAAMDQRTGEVLAISEMPPGTPAVIFAVSKRDLPMGSGIYDPAVYPDVEQALGVELARYALDPQA, from the coding sequence ATGACGACGACGCTCGGTGCCCGCGACGCCGAGGCGGCCATCGCAGGCGGTACGCTGCTGTCGGCCGGCGGCAGCGGCAAGGCACGCGCGCCCAAGGACCGCGCCTTCGCCGAGAAGGCCTTCTCGCTGGGTCCAGTGCAGCTGGCGCCGATCGATGCCCTGCCCTCCGATGCCGACCTGCTGATTGCGACCGCCGTCGGCGCGCCGGGCGGGGGCAAGCATCTGGCGAACCCCGATCATTCCATCAGGGCCGCGAAGAACCTGGTCGCGGCTTCCGGGGTGTCGCCCGGCGCCGTGATACCCGGTCACGTGCCGGGCATTTACGCGTGGCTGCTGGCCGCCGCGCTGAAGGTGCCGCTGCTGGACGCCGCCTGCAACGGCCGCGGCCATCCGACGGTCAAGATGGGCAGCCTGGGCCTGTCGTCGCGGCCGCAATTCACGCTCTTCCAGTGCGGCGTGGGCGACCAGGTCCAGATCACCGTTCAAGGCAATACGCTCGTGACCTCCGCGCTGATGCGCGCGGCGGCAGTGCAAAACGGCGGCCTCGTGATGGCGGCACGAGGCCCCCTGAAGGCCGGCCTCGTGCGCGAAGCCGGCGCGCTCGGCGCCATCGGCTACCAACTGGGGCTGGGCCGGGCCTTGCTCGATGCAGGCGCGTCGCCGGCCAGCCAGATCGAGGCCGCACTGCGCTTCACGCGGGGCCGGGTGCTCGCGCAGGGCGTCGTCGTCGTCAACGCGGTGGGCTACCGCGAGGGATTCGACTTGGGCAGCGTGCATGTGCGCGACGAGGCCACCGGCGAAGAGGTGGCGCTGGGCGTTTGCAACGAATTCATGACGGCGTCCCGGGACGGCGTGCGGCTCGCCACCTTTCCGGATCTGATCGCGGCAATGGATCAGCGCACGGGCGAGGTGCTGGCGATCAGTGAGATGCCGCCGGGCACACCCGCGGTGATATTCGCAGTCAGCAAACGGGATCTCCCGATGGGCTCGGGCATCTACGACCCCGCCGTCTATCCCGACGTCGAGCAGGCGCTCGGTGTGGAGCTGGCGCGCTATGCGCTCGACCCGCAGGCTTGA
- a CDS encoding glutathione S-transferase family protein yields the protein MITLYDSRQSGNGWKVRLLLSFLNLPFERKVLDLAAGEARTLEFLRLNPLARVPVLVLDDGTPLVESNAILIHLARDTPWLPSTPREQSRVLQWLFFEQFDHLRYFARPRYLVSIARLGEKHADEIAYLRQIGQKALAALETRLACTPFLTGGHCTIADIALFPYTSMAEMGGYDLRPHPSVCGWIERIRALPGFIPLIADSP from the coding sequence ATGATCACCCTCTACGACAGCAGGCAATCGGGCAACGGCTGGAAGGTCCGGTTGCTGCTGAGCTTCCTGAACCTCCCCTTCGAGCGCAAGGTGCTGGACTTGGCGGCAGGCGAAGCCAGGACGTTGGAGTTCCTGCGCCTGAACCCGCTGGCGCGCGTGCCGGTGCTGGTGCTGGATGACGGCACGCCCCTGGTCGAGTCCAACGCGATCCTGATCCACCTGGCGCGTGATACGCCGTGGCTGCCGTCCACACCGCGCGAGCAGTCGCGCGTGCTGCAGTGGCTGTTCTTCGAGCAGTTCGACCACCTGCGCTACTTCGCCCGGCCACGCTACCTGGTGTCCATCGCAAGACTCGGCGAAAAGCATGCCGACGAGATCGCCTATCTCCGCCAGATAGGACAGAAGGCACTGGCCGCGCTGGAGACGCGGCTGGCCTGCACGCCCTTCCTCACCGGTGGGCACTGCACGATCGCGGATATCGCGCTGTTCCCCTATACCAGCATGGCGGAGATGGGCGGCTACGACCTGCGGCCGCACCCCTCGGTATGCGGATGGATCGAGCGCATCCGCGCGCTGCCCGGCTTCATTCCGCTGATCGCGGATTCGCCATGA
- a CDS encoding Bug family tripartite tricarboxylate transporter substrate binding protein: MTSRRAIALLLLGSMFCATSLAQPTSDYPNKPIRLIVPFPPGGAIDTMARKVGDDLRKRLNATIVIENRPGAGTILGSDLVAKSPADGYTLLLNAPGGIEQLPWMQKMPYDSLKDLQPLSLAALAPNALIVPSTLPVKDYAEFVAYAKAHKGQMNFGSLGNGGTAHIFGATLNGKLGTDAVHSAYKGDAPAMIDLVAGRLDYMFNNVVSAINFANRGSVRILAVAGPKRIAALKDVPTLGELGVSDFDLVGWYAFFAPAGTPRPILDKLHAALRETYQSKEFKDFLAASGLGEADASIDHFTRQVADEHAKWGRLIKANDIRIE; encoded by the coding sequence TTGACGTCACGCCGCGCCATCGCACTCCTGCTTCTCGGCTCAATGTTCTGCGCCACGAGCCTCGCCCAGCCAACAAGCGACTATCCCAACAAGCCGATCCGGCTCATCGTGCCCTTCCCGCCGGGTGGCGCTATCGACACGATGGCGCGCAAAGTCGGCGACGACCTGCGAAAGCGGCTGAACGCCACCATCGTGATCGAGAACCGCCCAGGGGCCGGCACGATCCTCGGCAGCGACCTTGTCGCCAAGTCGCCGGCGGACGGCTACACGTTGCTGCTCAACGCACCTGGCGGCATCGAGCAGTTGCCGTGGATGCAGAAGATGCCCTACGACTCGCTCAAGGACCTGCAGCCGCTGAGCCTGGCGGCCCTGGCGCCGAATGCGCTGATCGTGCCGAGCACCCTGCCCGTCAAGGACTATGCCGAGTTCGTGGCCTATGCGAAGGCACACAAGGGCCAGATGAACTTCGGCAGCCTGGGCAACGGCGGCACGGCGCACATCTTTGGCGCGACCCTGAATGGCAAGCTCGGCACCGACGCCGTGCATTCCGCCTACAAGGGCGACGCGCCCGCGATGATCGATCTGGTGGCTGGGCGCCTGGACTACATGTTCAACAACGTGGTCTCGGCCATCAACTTCGCCAACCGGGGCAGCGTGCGCATCCTGGCGGTCGCCGGTCCCAAGCGCATCGCCGCGCTCAAGGACGTGCCGACCCTCGGGGAGCTTGGCGTCAGCGACTTCGACCTGGTCGGCTGGTATGCCTTCTTCGCGCCCGCGGGCACGCCGCGCCCGATCCTGGACAAGCTGCATGCGGCGCTGCGCGAGACCTACCAGTCGAAGGAATTCAAGGACTTCCTGGCCGCCTCGGGCCTGGGCGAGGCCGATGCAAGCATCGACCACTTCACGCGCCAGGTTGCCGACGAGCACGCCAAGTGGGGCCGGCTCATCAAGGCGAACGACATCCGCATCGAGTGA
- a CDS encoding cysteine dioxygenase, protein MVSSLSPALSRFVAGMDRLVAAALPEAAVHEGACELMRQLVGRDDWLDPAFTVPHPRFYQQYLLHADPQGRYSVVSFVWGPGQMTPVHDHCTWGVIGMLRGAELSQSYRRETGRLVPDGPEETLEAGDTALVSPALGDIHRVRNAHGDRVSISIHAYGCDIGRQRRHVFDPETGAVKEFVSGYANAAGTRA, encoded by the coding sequence ATGGTCTCGTCACTCTCGCCGGCGCTCTCGCGCTTCGTGGCCGGCATGGACCGCCTGGTCGCGGCCGCGCTGCCCGAGGCGGCAGTGCACGAGGGCGCGTGCGAGCTGATGCGGCAGCTGGTGGGTCGGGACGACTGGCTGGACCCTGCCTTCACCGTCCCGCATCCGCGCTTCTACCAGCAGTACCTGCTGCATGCCGACCCGCAGGGGCGCTACAGCGTGGTGAGCTTCGTGTGGGGGCCCGGCCAGATGACGCCGGTGCACGATCACTGCACCTGGGGCGTGATCGGCATGCTTCGCGGCGCGGAGTTGTCGCAGAGCTACCGGCGCGAGACCGGGCGCCTCGTCCCCGACGGGCCGGAGGAAACGCTCGAGGCAGGCGACACGGCGCTCGTCTCGCCCGCGCTAGGAGACATCCACCGTGTTCGCAACGCCCACGGCGACCGGGTGTCGATCAGCATCCACGCCTATGGTTGCGACATCGGCCGACAGCGCCGTCATGTATTCGACCCGGAGACTGGCGCGGTCAAGGAATTCGTCTCCGGCTACGCCAATGCCGCGGGAACACGCGCGTGA